A region of Mauremys mutica isolate MM-2020 ecotype Southern chromosome 2, ASM2049712v1, whole genome shotgun sequence DNA encodes the following proteins:
- the CDS2 gene encoding phosphatidate cytidylyltransferase 2 isoform X2: protein MSELRQRLGREPDGAQEPEEKESESENKLDGETASDSESKSEFGGAPPAPTSDDTPEVLNRALSNLSSRWKNWWVRGILTLAMIAFFFIIIYLGPMVLMMIVMCVQIKCFQEIITIGYNVYRSYELPWFRTLSWYFLLCVNYFFYGETVTDYFFTLVQREEPLRILSKYHRFISFALYLTGFCMFVLSLVKKHYRLQFYMFGWTHVTLLIVVTQSHLIIHNLFEGMIWFIVPISCVICNDIMAYMFGFFFGRTPLIKLSPKKTWEGFIGGFFATVLFGLLLSYLMSGYRCFTCPVEFNNDSNSFTVDCEPSELFQLQEYNIPLVIQSVIRWKTVRMYPFQIHSIALSTFASLIGPFGGFFASGFKRAFKIKDFANTIPGHGGIMDRFDCQYLMATFVNVYIASFIRGPNPSKLIQQLLALRPDQQVHIFNTLKAHLVDKGMLASSEDA from the exons GAGTCTGAGTCAGAAAACAAGCTGGATGGAGAGACCGCATCGGACAGTGAAAGCAAATCAGAGTTCGGAGGGGCCCCTCCTGCACCTACATCAGATGACACTCCCGAGGTCTTAAACAGGGCCCTCTCCAACCTATCTTCAAG ATGGAAgaactggtgggtcagagggatCCTCACTCTGGCAATGATTGCgttcttcttcatcatcatctaCCTGGGACCCATGGTTTTAATGATGATT gTGATGTGTGTCCAGATCAAGTGTTTCCAGGAGATTATCACGATTGGCTACAATGTGTATCGCTCATATGAGCTGCCCTGGTTCAGGACCCTCAGTTG GTACTTTCTGCTGTGTGTAAACTACTTTTTCTACGGCGAGACGGTAACGGATTACTTTTTCACCCTGGTCCAGCGAGAGGAGCCCTTGAGAATTCTCAGCAAATACCATCGCTTCATTTCCTTTGCCCTCTACTTAACAG GCTTCTGTATGTTTGTCCTGAGTCTGGTGAAGAAGCATTACCGTCTCCAGTTCTACATG TTTGGTTGGACCCATGTGACTTTGCTAATTGTTGTTACCCAGTCGCACCTCATCATTCACAACCTGTTTGAAGGAATGATCTG gTTCATTGTCCCGATTTCATGTGTGATCTGCAATGACATCATGGCCTATATGTTTGGGTTTTTCTTTGGCCGCACCCCGCTCATCAAG CTTTCCCCAAAGAAGACCTGGGAGGGTTTTATTGGCGGGTTCTTTGCCACTGTTCTGTTTGGACTGCTG CTGTCGTACTTGATGTCTGGATACCGGTGCTTCACCTGTCCTGTGGAATTCAATAACGACTCCAACAGCTTCACTGTGGATTGTGAGCCATCTGAGCTGTTCCAGCTACAAGAGTATAACATCCCTCTGGTGATTCAGTCTGTCATTCGCTGG AAAACAGTCCGGATGTATCCCTTCCAGATCCACAGCATCGCCCTCTCCACCTTTGCGTCCCTCATCGGGCCCTTTGGAGGATTCTTTGCTAGTGGGTTTAAGAGAGCCTTCAAAATCAAG GACTTCGCCAACACAATCCCAGGGCATGGCGGGATCATGGATCGCTTTGACTGTCAGTACTTGATGGCTACCTTTGTCAACGTGTACATTGCAAGTTTTATCAG GGGTCCTAACCCAAGCAAACTGATCCAGCAGCTTTTAGCTCTACGGCCAGACCAGCAGGTCCACATCTTCAACACGTTAAAGGCGCACCTTGTTGATAAGGGTATGTTGGCCAGTTCTGAGGATGCATAG
- the CDS2 gene encoding phosphatidate cytidylyltransferase 2 isoform X1: MSELRQRLGREPDGAQEPEEKESESENKLDGETASDSESKSEFGGAPPAPTSDDTPEVLNRALSNLSSRWKNWWVRGILTLAMIAFFFIIIYLGPMVLMMIVMCVQIKCFQEIITIGYNVYRSYELPWFRTLSWYFLLCVNYFFYGETVTDYFFTLVQREEPLRILSKYHRFISFALYLTGFCMFVLSLVKKHYRLQFYMFGWTHVTLLIVVTQSHLIIHNLFEGMIWFIVPISCVICNDIMAYMFGFFFGRTPLIKLSPKKTWEGFIGGFFATVLFGLLLSYLMSGYRCFTCPVEFNNDSNSFTVDCEPSELFQLQEYNIPLVIQSVIRWKTVRMYPFQIHSIALSTFASLIGPFGGFFASGFKRAFKIKDFANTIPGHGGIMDRFDCQYLMATFVNVYIASFIRGPNPSKLIQQLLALRPDQQVHIFNTLKAHLVDKVPEGGDSHLRCYTNKYLIKSKMVPRGY, translated from the exons GAGTCTGAGTCAGAAAACAAGCTGGATGGAGAGACCGCATCGGACAGTGAAAGCAAATCAGAGTTCGGAGGGGCCCCTCCTGCACCTACATCAGATGACACTCCCGAGGTCTTAAACAGGGCCCTCTCCAACCTATCTTCAAG ATGGAAgaactggtgggtcagagggatCCTCACTCTGGCAATGATTGCgttcttcttcatcatcatctaCCTGGGACCCATGGTTTTAATGATGATT gTGATGTGTGTCCAGATCAAGTGTTTCCAGGAGATTATCACGATTGGCTACAATGTGTATCGCTCATATGAGCTGCCCTGGTTCAGGACCCTCAGTTG GTACTTTCTGCTGTGTGTAAACTACTTTTTCTACGGCGAGACGGTAACGGATTACTTTTTCACCCTGGTCCAGCGAGAGGAGCCCTTGAGAATTCTCAGCAAATACCATCGCTTCATTTCCTTTGCCCTCTACTTAACAG GCTTCTGTATGTTTGTCCTGAGTCTGGTGAAGAAGCATTACCGTCTCCAGTTCTACATG TTTGGTTGGACCCATGTGACTTTGCTAATTGTTGTTACCCAGTCGCACCTCATCATTCACAACCTGTTTGAAGGAATGATCTG gTTCATTGTCCCGATTTCATGTGTGATCTGCAATGACATCATGGCCTATATGTTTGGGTTTTTCTTTGGCCGCACCCCGCTCATCAAG CTTTCCCCAAAGAAGACCTGGGAGGGTTTTATTGGCGGGTTCTTTGCCACTGTTCTGTTTGGACTGCTG CTGTCGTACTTGATGTCTGGATACCGGTGCTTCACCTGTCCTGTGGAATTCAATAACGACTCCAACAGCTTCACTGTGGATTGTGAGCCATCTGAGCTGTTCCAGCTACAAGAGTATAACATCCCTCTGGTGATTCAGTCTGTCATTCGCTGG AAAACAGTCCGGATGTATCCCTTCCAGATCCACAGCATCGCCCTCTCCACCTTTGCGTCCCTCATCGGGCCCTTTGGAGGATTCTTTGCTAGTGGGTTTAAGAGAGCCTTCAAAATCAAG GACTTCGCCAACACAATCCCAGGGCATGGCGGGATCATGGATCGCTTTGACTGTCAGTACTTGATGGCTACCTTTGTCAACGTGTACATTGCAAGTTTTATCAG GGGTCCTAACCCAAGCAAACTGATCCAGCAGCTTTTAGCTCTACGGCCAGACCAGCAGGTCCACATCTTCAACACGTTAAAGGCGCACCTTGTTGATAAGG TTCCGGAGGGCGGAGATTCACATCTGCGGTGCTACACAAACAAATATTTGATCAAAAGCAAAATGGTGCCAAGAGGATATTAA